The following are encoded together in the Malaya genurostris strain Urasoe2022 chromosome 3, Malgen_1.1, whole genome shotgun sequence genome:
- the LOC131434579 gene encoding activated Cdc42 kinase Ack, whose product MSDPETVWLDELLQDVQLEQFLTRIRDELQITRLAHFDYVHVDDLEKIGLGKPGIRRLMEAVKKKKAQQWRRNILCKLIGGGKQQPPKKHATRESDEPSALALTCLIHEKDITMSIKLGDGSFGVVRRGEWRAPGGQIVPVAVKVLKADTLTQPGVIEDFFKEVQAMHALNHPNLVRLHGVVLSQPMMMVTELAANGSLLDTLREQCRNTSLPLIWNWAVQMATGMAYLESKRFLHRDLACRNVLLAAGNKIKIGDFGLMRALPQQEDCYVMTEHKKVPFPWCAPESLRYRQFSHASDTWMFAVTLWEMFTFGEDPWVGLNGSQILRKIDREGERLHHPDACPPDVYQLMLQCWDKVPAERPTFAAIKEFLTSTPPPIYRALMNYNAENRLSLNQGDTIAVIDARPELQFMKGQNQRTYDIGTFPRNAAVDAFKNRSSTGTGTISGPLHDSFRHTAHGTAFGASWGNPSTLDSNGEVKLRSKNKETLNADRRGKCISEQYAKERKSNAHKQFSYNKLINETHYKQQQLLKDCKNRPLRPPQPHNLPPASGEGSAEGILIDLSSPGEDPLMAIESSSYHRHVADTARQQFTSILDEPIDVPTIEENESPETIVEEPVRLQPPPYQMPPKYTNTMNITDAVGEPNDQRTRFEVNCSSSVSQTPVNATSDYESGPSSVISSRDLMASIKRQQTLEDSSGDNLVTCTPVYGNVSRGAISKICSNYGKVNDFEELSNSMMVSMSSGGQNTSGSSYGSAEQVLSDSLDVNLSNLTLDSGNSSLKVTPKKLDKTFLADLEKDMYKNDSNSLNNSHAYITKASSKEGVNHISNLMNSIPKYESTAALENFQEGTNGSCKNLNASLHQIYSNNSAAVAIDNFQCKHYESTAAAQYTLSPKKQNNVQPDTSSVLTQMWMERNTAVSTNSNELVYGNITGQSPQKTHNYVAVSNRPLSRIQNDTRLYGSTPNVAALNIVAQQLQQQSMQHQAPVPQPTPVHNIYNSVYNGNDVYSTIGSDIYDTVAATPSSYYERVPSNLASQQQLHHQQVYNDISQLPGQHPMPAIYDEVSNEDLLRPTRPAPTAPLSAQQIQRRLERLAQQDQLVAALLGELGEDANEDEARDALTAVNWDHTLAVRHFKIERLCRLGLANRTKCEEALAKTGWSIQIAASILLET is encoded by the exons ATGTCTGACCCGGAGACGGTTTGGCTGGATGAGCTACTGCAGGATGTTCAGTTGGAACAGTTCCTAACTCGAATACGAGATGAACTTCAGATCACTCGGCTGGCTCACTTTGACTATGTCCATGTAGATGACCTCGAGAAGATTGGACTGGGCAAACCAGGCATCCGACGGCTGATGGAGgctgtgaagaagaaaaaagcacAACAGTGGCGACGGAACATCCTTTGCAAGCTGATAGGAGGTGGAAAGCAACAACCTCCGAAGAAACATGCAACGAGGGAAAGTGATGAACCGTCGGCTCTTGCATTGACCTGTTTGATTCACGAAAAGGATATAACAATGTCGATCAAGCTTGGTGATGGCTCGTTTGGGGTGGTCAGGAGAGGTGAATGGCGTGCCCCGGGAGGTCAAATTGTTCCCGTGGCAGTGAAGGTACTGAAAGCAGATACACTGACACAACCGGGTGTGATtgaggattttttcaaagaGGTCCAAGCGATGCATGCACTGAACCATCCCAATTTGGTACGATTGCATGGCGTAGTCCTGTCTCAACCCATGATGATGGTAACCGAGTTGGCCGCGAATGGTTCGCTTTTGGATACCTTACGAGAACAGTGCAGGAATACGTCACTACCATTGATTTGGAACTGGGCTGTACAGATGGCTACCGGAATGGCTTATCTTGAAAGTAAACGATTTCTACACAGAGACTTGGCGTGTCGGAATGTACTGCTGGCTGCgggaaacaaaatcaaaataggTGATTTTGGGCTTATGCGAGCGCTGCCGCAGCAAGAAGATTGCTATGTGATGACCGAGCATAAAAAAGTTCCTTTCCCGTGGTGTGCACCGGAATCTCTTCGCTATCGTCAGTTTAGCCATGCGTCGGACACGTGGATGTTTGCGGTTACTTTGTGGGAGATGTTCACTTTCGGTGAAGATCCTTGGGTAGGACTAAACGGATCCCAGATTCTTCGAAAGATTGACCGGGAAGGGGAACGGTTGCACCATCCGGATGCATGCCCGCCAGATGTGTATCAGCTCATGCTGCAATGTTGGGATAAAGTACCGGCAGAGCGACCGACATTCGCTGCTATAAA GGAATTCTTGACTAGCACGCCTCCTCCAATATATCGAGCGTTGATGAACTACAATGCAGAGAATCGTCTATCTTTGAATCAAGGTGATACGATTGCTGTTATCGACGCTCGCCCAGAGCTGCAGTTCATGAAAGGTCAGAACCAGCGTACTTATGACATCGGTACATTTCCTAG gaaTGCGGCAGTGGATGCTTTCAAGAATCGATCTTCAACTGGAACTGGAACTATTAGTGGACCATTACATGATTCTTTCCGACATACGGCACACGGAACCGCATTCGGAGCTTCCTGGGGTAATCCGAGCACACTGGATAGCAACGGAGAGGTGAAGCTAAGAA GTAAAAATAAGGAGACATTGAATGCTGATCGCCGTGGTAAATGTATCTCAGAACAGTACGCCAAGGAGCGCAAAAGCAATGCTCACAAACAATTTTCGTATAATAAACTAATCAATGAAACTCACTACAAACAGCAGCAGCTGTTGAAAGACTGCAAGAACCGTCCTTTACGGCCGCCTCAACCGCACAATCTACCACCTGCTTCCGGCGAGGGATCAGCGGAAGGAATTCTAATTGATTTATCTTCCCCTGGAGAAGACCCGTTGATGGCCATTGAGTCTTCTTCCTATCACCGCCATGTTGCTGACACTGCCCGTCAACAGTTTACCAGCATTCTCGATGAGCCAATCGATGTGCCAACGATTGAGGAAAATGAATCTCCGGAAACGATTGTGGAAGAGCCCGTTCGTTTGCAGCCACCTCCATATCAGATGCCACCGAAGTACACGAATACAATGAATATTACTGATGCTGTTGGTGAACCGAATGATCAGCGCACTAGATTTGAGGTCAACTGTAGCAGTTCAGTTAGTCAGACACCtgttaatgctacttccgacTATGAAAGTGGACCTTCCAGTGTGATAAGTTCCCGAGATTTGATGGCTTCTATTAAGAGGCAACAGACATTGGAAGATTCATCGGGAGACAATTTAGTAACCTGTACACCCGTATATGGTAACGTTAGTAGAGGGGCAATTTCTAAGATTTGTTCAAACTACGGGAAAGTTAATGATTTTGAAGAGTTGTCCAATTCGATGATGGTTAGCATGAGTTCTGGTGGACAGAATACATCGGGCAGTTCTTATGGTAGTGCAGAGCAGGTACTGAGTGACTCTTTAGATGTAAATTTAAGTAACCTGACATTGGACAGCGGCAACAGTTCTCTAAAAGTAACACCAAAAAAGTTAGATAAAACATTTCTTGCTGATTTGGAGAAAGATATGTATAAAAACGACAGTAATAGTTTGAACAACTCACACGCGTATATTACCAAGGCTAGTAGTAAAGAAGGTGTTAATCATATCTCCAATTTGATGAACTCTATACCGAAATACGAAAGCACTGCtgctttagaaaactttcaagAAGGGACGAACGGATCGTGTAAAAATTTGAATGCAAGCTTGCATCAAATTTACTCAAACAATTCAGCCGCCGTTGCGATTGATAATTTTCAATGTAAACATTATGAAAGCACTGCTGCAGCGCAATATACACTTTCGCCAAAGAAGCAGAATAATGTGCAACCCGACACCAGTAGTGTGTTGACACAGATGTGGATGGAACGGAATACGGCGGTTTCTACCAATAGTAACGAGCTTGTTTATGGAAATATAACTGGTCAGTCACCACAGAAAACACATAACTATGTAGCAGTATCTAATCGGCCACTATCTCGAATTCAAAATGATACTCGTCTGTATGGTTCTACGCCTAACGTGGCAGCCCTCAATATAGTTGCCCAACAGctacaacaacaatctatgcaacATCAAGCACCAGTTCCTCAACCCACCCCAGTTCACAACATTTACAATAGTGTGTATAACGGCAACGATGTTTATTCCACAATAGGAAGTGATATCTACGATACAGTGGCTGCGACTCCCTCTTCCTATTACGAACGAGTCCCTTCGAACTTAGCTTCCCAACAACAGCTGCATCATCAGCAAGTGTACAATGATATTAGTCAATTACCTGGTCAACATCCAATGCCAGCAATCTATGACGAAGTCTCCAATGAAGATCTTTTAAGACCGACTAGGCCTGCTCCGACAGCACCTCTATCCGCCCAGCAGATTCAACGAAGATTGGAGCGGCTTGCTCAACAAGATCAACTGGTAGCGGCTTTACTTGGAGAACTAGGCGAGGATGCTAACGAGGACGAAGCAAGGGATGCTTTAACGGCAGTTAACTGGGATCATACCTTAGCCGTTAGGCATTTCAAGATAGAACGTTTATGCCG